Within the Bacillus sp. E(2018) genome, the region TACTACCATAGCTAAATCTATCTTCTAAGCTAGAATAAATTAGTTTCAAGTCTTCCATTAAATCAAAACCATTTGAAATCAATACTTCACTCAAGTCACTTTTTTGCTCGCTATTTAGAAAAACATCTGAAGTATTCAAAACAGATACAAGCATTTCTTCCCTCAACTCGGTTTCCATTTGAGAAACTTCGCGAACTGCTAATGACATCCTCTCGCGGCCATCTATAGATTCAAACTGACCTTCTACTAGATTAATCAAACCATTTATTAAATTTAGGCTTATATCATTATTGTAACTCTCTAAAAAACGGCTCACAGTTATCTTTAAGCTTTTAAAAGTACTTAATGCACGAGGCTGATCAACTTTTCCCTCTTCTTGAACATAGAATATTTTCATCCAATCTCTGAGTCTATCTTTTTGTGCAACGATCTGCTCCAAAAGATAAACATCATCATTTCTTTTAAAATACACTTCAATTTTTCTTTGTAAAGATTCACTATCTGTAAAATCATCTGCATATTCTTTCATTAGTAATAGAGACCGTTTTCTTGAATATATAACATTATCGTTATACCACTTCAGAAGTACAAAGAGTATTTTCTTCAAAAAGGGGTCATTATCTTTATAAAAATGTTCAATAATCTCCGTATATTGATCTGGCATCTTTTCACTCTTCTTTAAAGTAAACATATAATCATACTTCTGGATATGACTTGTTAATTTATTTATTACAGTATCTTCGCTCCAGTCAGCTACTTCTACTTCAACCTGCCTACTTTTCCAATCCAATGTCCAATCTTCAACTACTCCTAAAAGGGCTAATCTATAAATACTCTTTTCATATAGCTCTCTGTCACGATCATTATGGTAGTCTAACAAGATAGTTGTTTCTTCTTTTGTATCAATATGAGAAAGGTAAAATTTATAAATTTGCTCCACTTCATCCTCAATATTTTTTAAATTAGTAGATAAAAAGAACAATAAAGTATTTAGATCCCCAGTCACTTTTCTCTTTTCTTTTTCCAGTAAAGCAACACTAGTATTCATGCCAAATATATTTTGCTGTTGCTCTTTATCTAATTGGTCTGGACTATATAAAACGACACAATTTGAGTTGTTTCTGTCTCTACCAGCCCGTCCAGCTTCTTGATAAAAAGATTCTAAAGAGTTTGGAATCCCATAATGAATCGTATTTCTTATGTTTCCCTTATCAATCCCCATACCGAATGCCTTTGTTGCAACCAAAACATCTATCTCATCCTTCATAAAAGACTGCTGAATTTCATCTTTATATTTTGAGAAAGTATCATTATTCCAAGCTTTTGGAGAACTACCAGAATAAAATCCAGTTTGAAATCCAGTTGAAGAATTTATGAAGTGACTTAACTCATAGCATCCAGAAGGGCCATTTACGGTTTGTGTAAAAACTATTGAAGCACCTTTTGGATTTTCCTTATTTTGTTCTCCTGAAACACTTTTAATATATTCAATTAAACTATTCTTCTTTGAAGCTTTATTTACTTTTAGGATATTGAATGTTAATTCTTTTCTAGTAAAATTAGAAATGGTTATTACATTAGCACTATCTATTTCTAATTCAGTCATTATATCTCTTAATACTTTAGATGATGCCGTTGCAGTTAATGCAAGAAACCTAGTAGAAGGAGCATATTTACGAATTGTGTTTGCGAGTGCAAGATAGGATGTCCTGAAATCATGACCCCATTCAGATAAACAGTGGACCTCATCTATTACAGCATACGATAATGCTTTTGAAACATTTACTAGTGACAACTCTTCTCTGAATTTCTTAGATTGAAAGCGTTCCGGGGAGATAATTAAGAAAAAGTACTTTCCATTGGCAAAGTCTCTCAATCGTTTATCTGCTTCATCAGGAGTGAGGTCCCCATTGATAAAACTTGCATGAGTAATGTGATTTTTATTGTTAATATTGTTAATCTGATCAAACATTAGCGATTTAATTGGTACTACTACAAAACTTATAGCTGGCTGCAGCATCACACATAACTGATATGTTAAAGACTTTCCACCACCTGTAGGTAATAAACCTACAGTATCTTCACCGTTTAATGAATTTATTATTATTTCTAGCTGTCCTTCATTAAAGCTTTTAAATCCAAACAAGTTTTCTAATAAGAATCCCAAACTCTGCTTATGTATTTCTGCTTTTAATGAATATACAACTGGCTCATTAACTTTTACAGAAAAGTAGTTAGCCTTATCCACAAAGTCCGTGCGAATGTGATACACATTTGCCTGTTTAATTGAATCATCCCATCGCTTATATAGGTCAAAATCAATATTGATTCCTTTATCGTTAGCAATAAGTTCAGAATTACTCTCCAGAATATTTATTCTGATATGAGGCATATCAATATTCATGTTAAATAATGCTGCAATATGACCTATCCAAATTTGTAAGTCTTTTAAAGCCAACTCTAAACAAAATCCTATATTATTGTTTGCAAGGTTAAAATTCCAATTTTTACTGTTGAAAGATAGTACATCCCTGTCAATTAATTCAAGAACTAACACTTGTAACCTTGCAATTGTCGTAAGCTTAATTTGAGTATCAAATTCACTAGGATTTATATCTAAATAGCTATAATAGTCTTCAATTGCATCTTTATATTGTCTATAGATATCCCTAAATTCATTTTTAAACTGTTCATAATCCTTATTTCTAATTTTGCTAGTATCTATTCTTACAACTTTTATACCTGCACGGTTAAATGCACTGTCTCTTTTTCTATCAAGTACAGCCTGCCTTTTATGGCCACTACCATCTACCTCAATTACCGTTTTTATCAATGGTATATAAAAATCCACCATCTGTTTGTTAAAAGCTTGTTTAATATCAGGTATGATCTCTGATATTGGATATTCTGCAACAGTTAAATTCCTTATAAATGAAATTCTATTAAGTATGTAATCTAAATCATCGTAGAATTGATCAGCAGGATAATCGTCATTACTAACATCACCTTTTATAGTTTGTGTCCAATTTAATTTATCCTGTGATAAAAATTTTACTTGCTTAATAGAATTTAAATAATTCCTCTCTAACCCCAACTCATCGCGTAGAAATTGAGATGCAATTGTGGGATTACCTCTAGTTACTAAATTTTGCACAATACGTATTATGTTCGTATAGGGTGTTACCTTTTGAATATTAGGCAAATTACTGATAATGAAATTAGAATTGGAGTAACAATAGTTAGCTGTGAATTTATCCATTAGTACACAACTCCTGAGAAATTAAAAGTTTATATTATATATATTATTATAGACTTACCCTAGGAATAATTGGAAGTGTCCCCTAGAGATATCTAATGCAGAATATACATACTAAAAGAAAGAAGCAGGTTCCCCTTAACTGGGACCTGCTTCTACTTTTAAAACTATCTGCCAAATGCTCTCATCGTTTTTTTATATTTTTTATCTCTTTCAACTCTTGTTGTTACCGGGTAATACCTAAGAGTTAATATTATCCAAGCAACGCACGAATCTTCATTGTAAGGATTTCCTTGCGCTTTTCATAAAACTTTTCGAAATCTTCAAATTCAAGTGAAACATCGTTTAAAATGATTGCTTCTTCATAAAATCTCGCTTTTTGTTCATCATTCATATCGTTGTAATAATCAATAAGTCTCATATCATTTTTACTGCCATTACTTCTTCCTTCAAGTAGATGAAGATTAGGAAGTTTATTTCGCATACTTCTCCATTTTTTCCAATCATCCATCGAAATCGTATGTGGTTTACTATTATCAAATCGACTGGCCGGATGAAGATGGTCTTGTTCATATTTATAGTTTTTATTTCTCCAGTCAAGATTCAAATAATAAAGTACCTCTCCAGCAACTCTGCTTCCTTTTTCTGAGTTAAGGACATCCTCTATCTTGCCATCAGTCACTCTCAAATCATTGATTTGATCAAGCATTTCAATAGTGATTTCATGATCAAAGCTGTTAATATAACTTTTCATTTGTTGTAGCTTTCCTGTAGTACCAGATTGGAAATAAGTGAAAAATATTGCTCTAAGTAAATATGCTCGAACTGCCTTAATATTATTGCTATATTCGGGATTGTAATAAATGTAGTATATTATCGGTAGCAGAACGTTCCAACTACTTGAAAAATGTCTAACATCAATTTTTAACTCATGAAGTAATCTCTCTAGGTTTGTCAGTGCACTTTTGAATTCGTTCCAATCATTTTTTAAAGTCTCTGCAATACCTTTGTTAATATTTGATTTTACAACATCACCATATAACATCAAGGCTGAACGAATAATAAAGTCTGTTTCAAATTTCTCATATGAATCGACTAGAATCTTACCAAACTCGCTTCTCGCACTAGGCCAATATGCCTCTAGAATTGACATCGTAATTTCCGATTTACGTAGTGGTTTTCCACCACTATTAAATCTGACAAACATCTCAAGAGCATCATCTTGTTTCATATCTGTAATTTCAGTATATCTAACGAGCTTTGCTATAAAAATTTTATTATATAATAACTGCAATATGTTTCTTGCATATTCTTTGCTATCAGCGGGAACATTCACAATTGCTTCCTCAATTGCAGTTTCTCTTGTAGCTGGGTTTTGATATTCTTCTCTTAGAATATCTTTCAATTCAAACTGTGTTGGACTTAATTTCCCTATTTTATCACTGAATTTAATATCATATTTTTTACTGTTATACTCTTCTTCGTCTATTGTTATTTTATTCTTATTTAATTCAATCAACAGTTTAGTACGAATTATACTCCCACTATTTTTCCTAGCATTTTTAGGACGAATATATGCCTCTCCAAACATTGATAAAAATAAAGATGTTAACCTTTGTTGTCCATCTAAGATTGCAGTATCTGTGTTTTTTACATTAATGCTTGTTAATTCATAATTCACACTATCCGCCGTTTTTCTGCTATCAAAAGTTACTTCTGATAGAAAGTTACAAAAATATGTATCCCACGAAACATTAGAATCATCAACGCGCCAGAACAAAAATGTAGCAATCGGATAGTCCAGTAAGATAGAATCCCACAATTTTTCTATTTGTTCCATGCTCCAAACATATTGTCTCTGAAATGCAGGCATTACATATTTTTCATTCTTAATATTTTGTAATGCCTCATAAATTGTTATGCTATTGTCTATTAGATTACTCATTATATTATCCCTCACCCAAAAATCATTCAATTTTTTCTTAATTATCAAAAGGTTTCCCACAATTCAAAGGAACACATTAACTTATTAACATCTAATTTATTTAGTTCTATTTGTAACTAAACCACTTCCCACTTGATACTATTTTTCAAATTCGAGAATAAAGTTCAATTTAGATATAATAGACTGTTCTATGCATACCAACGCCTCCTGAAACTATAAATCTTCAATTTCTAGAAATATAGGCACATGATCACTATGTTTAATCCAATCTTCATACGTTCCAACATCTACTTTGGATAATCTCTCTTTAAATTCTAGAGAACCAAAAGCAAAATCTATATGAAACGGCCTTGCAAGTTCTTTTCTAAAAAAATGTGTTGGCTTGGATTCTTCACCTTGCTCTTCGTTGAAATAATGGTGATAGAAACTAGTAATCCCATTTAGAGCTAACATATCTACAACCTCTGTATGATTTCCAACTCTCTTTATGTGATTAAAAATTTGGTTACTATTCCAATCGCCAATAATTATACAGGGACCTTTTAGTAGCGATTTGTAATGTTGTAACGCCAGATAAATCTGACCAATGTAATTTTGAAAGGTGTCTTTTGTTTTCTGTGACCATACTGCTAACAATACAAATTCTTCTCTACCTGATACTACTAGTGGGATGATATATTGAAATTTTTCATTATATAAGGCATGCACTTCTAATTGATATGAGTCATTTAATGTAATTACACCAATACCTTTGTTCTGGTTTTCTCCGAACCATTTAAATTGGTAAATATCCTTTACGTAACTGCTCTTTATCCATTTCTGTGGTGCTTCACATTCCGGAATTACTAGAATGTCTGCCATGAAAGGAATCACTTGCTCGATTTTATTTCTAAATTTCATTGCTGCATTCCATGTTAGAATCCTCATCTGCATTTTCTCCTATAGTTTATTCAAATGTTATCTAACTACTTAATCTTAATTGTATATTTTTCCCACACCATTTTCTACAAATATTGCTAATTCTCACATTAATAGTTTATAGTTAGAAAATTTAAATCTTTTTAGATTGGGAAGAGATAAAAAAGAGGCTTCTCAAAAGTTTAACCAACTAATGAGAAGCCTCTTTATATACCTAATGTTAGCATTTTGTTAGCAAATCACTCCAAAACCCTTATATATCAAGGGTTTGATCGGTCATCACATCATGCCGCCCATTCCGCCCATGCCCATGCCGGACATGTCAGGCATTCCGCCGCCAGCGTTTTCTTCTGGCTTATCTGCGATTACTGCTTCTGTTGTTAGGAACATTGCAGATACGGATGCTGCGTTTTGTAGAGCTGAACGTGTAACTTTAGTTGGGTCAACGATTCCGGATTCGAACATGTTTACCCACTCGCCAGTTGCCGCGTTGAAGCCGATTCCGATTTCTTCGTTCTTCAGACGCTCAACCACTACAGATCCTTCAAGACCTGCGTTGTGTGCGATTTGACGAACTGGCTCTTCTAGTGCACGAAGTACTAGTTTCACACCCGTTAACTCGTCGCCAGTCGCTTCTACTTGAGCGATCGCTTTTAGCACGTTAACTAGAGCTGTACCACCACCGGATACGATACCCTCTTCAACCGCTGCACGCGTAGAGTTAAGTGCGTCTTCGATACGAAGTTTGCGCTCTTTTAGCTCAGTTTCTGTAGCTGCACCAACTTTGATTACGGCTACTCCACCAGCTAATTTCGCTAGGCGCTCTTGTAATTTTTCTTTATCAAACTCAGAAGTTGTTTCTTCGAGTTGTGCTTTGATTTGGTTAACACGAGCTGCGATCTTAGAAGAATCTCCAGCACCTTCTACGATAGTTGTGTTTTCTTTTGTAACCACAACTTTAGAAGCTGTACCAAGCTGAGTGATGTTCGCAGTCTTAAGGTCAAGACCTAGCTCTTCAGTAATTACTTCACCGCCAGTTAGAACTGCGATGTCTTCTAGCATTGCTTTACGACGGTCACCGAATCCAGGAGCTTTTACAGCTACTGCATTGAATGTTCCGCGAAGCTTGTTAACTACTAATGTAGCAAGTGCTTCACCTTCAACGTCTTCAGCGATCAACAATAGAGATTTCCCTTGTTGTACCACTTGCTCAAGAACTGGAAGGATTTCTTGGATGTTCGTAATCTTCTTATCTGTGATAAGGATGTACGGGTTCTCAAGTTCTGCTTCCATCTTGTCAGAGTTTGTTACCATGTATGGAGATGCGTATCCGCGGTCGAACTGCATACCTTCAACCACTTCAAGCTCTGTAGTGAATCCTTTTGATTCTTCAATCGTGATAACGCCGTCGTTTCCAACGCGCTCCATCGCTTCAGCAATCAATTGTCCTACTTCTTCGTCAGCTGCAGAGATCGCCGCAACTTGTGCGATAGACTCTTTGCCTTCGATTGGTTTAGAAATCGCTTTTAGTTCTTGAACAGCAGCAGCCGTTGCTTTTTCGATCCCTTTACGAAGTACCATTGGGTTTGCTCCGCTCGTTACGTTCTTTAATCCTTCACGGATCATCGCTTGAGCAAGAACGGTTGCAGTTGTTGTTCCGTCTCCTGCTACGTCGTTCGTTTTGCTCGCAACTTCAGCTACAAGCTTAGCACCCATGTTTTCGAATGCATCTTCAAGTTCGATTTCTTTTGCGATTGTAACACCGTCGTTTGTGATTAGAGGAGAACCGAATTTCTTCTCAAGCACAACGTTACGTCCTTTTGGTCCAAGTGTTACTTTTACAGCGTTTGCTAGTGCATCAACACCACGAAGCATTGAGCGGCGTGCGTCTTCACTAAATTTAATATCTTTAGCCATGTAAAAACCCTCCCATTAATTTTAAAAGTTAGTGACTTACATATGCTTTATGTTTGATTTATGTAGCTTCAAAATATTGAAGCTTTCCAGTTACCTAACGATTAGCCTACGATCGCTAAAACGTCAGACTCACGAAGAATCAAGAATTCTTTACCTTGGTACTTAACTTCTGTACCTGCGTATTTTGAGAAAATAATCGTGTTGCCTTCAGAAACTTCTAAAGAGATACGCTCGCCGTTATCCGTTACACGGCCCGTACCTACAGCAACAACTTTTCCTTCTTGAGGCTTTTCTTTTGCTGAATCTGGCAATACAATGCCGCTTGCAGTTTTTTCTTCACCTTCTACAAGCTCAATAATAATACGGTCACCTAGTGGCTTTAACAAGTGAAACACCCTCCTTAAATAGTTAAAAGATTTCTTATTAGCACTCTTTGTTAGTGAGTGCTAACTCCATTTATAATAATAAATAAAACTAAAAAATTTTGCAAGTGAGAAATATAAATATAAATCGAATTACCCGTAAATTCGATATCCTCGCGAGCCCTGCCTATTCTATGTTAAAATGGGTAAGCATATAAAGAGGTATAAAACGTAATTATTTTAAGGGTTGTACGTAAAGGAGAAGGTAATTTGAAGAAAAAATATTGGTGGATCATCTTCATATATATCGTGATGCAATTCTCAGGTTACATTGGGGTTCCACTGTTAAATGAACTTGGTGTTCCTAGAAATCAACTTTTTGGAATATGGGGAACGTTCAGCTTTATCATGGCTCTTGTTATTATCCTTTACATGCTGATCCCTGAAATGAGAGAACGCCACCGAAATTCTAAGCGCGTCTCAAGAGGCTCTGCCGTTCTATGGTCGATCATCGGTATTTTCATGGCATACGCCGCTCAAATTATTGCGAGCATGATCGAGATGAACCTGTTTGGTATCCAGCCTGGATCAGAAAACACGAAGCAACTCGTTGAGATCGTGAAAAACGTTAAATATTTTATGATTGTAACGGCCATCGTTGGGCCAATACTAGAAGAGATCATCTTCCGAAAGATCATTTTCGGCTCTCTTCATAAACGCTTTAATTTCTTTATCTCTGCTTTGATCAGTTCGTTAATCTTTGCTGCTGTTCATGCGGACTTCACACACTTATTAATCTACACGGCAATGGGCTTCACGTTCGCTTTTCTGTATGTTAAAACGCAACGTCTTATCGTACCGATCGCAGCACACGTTGCCATGAACACGCTCGTATTGATCGTTCAAGTATTATTTGCCGATAAAATCAAAGAAATGGAACAACAGCTAGAAACAGCGCAATTGATTATTGGAGGACTATTATGAAGACATCACCACTGTTTATGGCATTTTTATATCTAGGAATCGGAGTCGTCTTTACGTACTTAGCCGTTCATTACGCAAGCGAGTACGGCATGACAAGCTTCTGGACGATCATCACGATGGTCGTAGCAACCTTCGATTACGCCAATGCCATCCGCTATTTCGCATTGAACAACCACTTAAAAAGAAAAAAGAAGAAATAATATGGGGAAACTGCTTCTTGATGGAGGCAGTTTTTTTGTTTGTGTGGGATTTTGGGTGGTGGATTGTGGGGCTGGCCAATGGTGGATGTGGGATTGGACAGATTATTTGGGAGATTGGACAGATTATGTG harbors:
- a CDS encoding RecQ family ATP-dependent DNA helicase; amino-acid sequence: MDKFTANYCYSNSNFIISNLPNIQKVTPYTNIIRIVQNLVTRGNPTIASQFLRDELGLERNYLNSIKQVKFLSQDKLNWTQTIKGDVSNDDYPADQFYDDLDYILNRISFIRNLTVAEYPISEIIPDIKQAFNKQMVDFYIPLIKTVIEVDGSGHKRQAVLDRKRDSAFNRAGIKVVRIDTSKIRNKDYEQFKNEFRDIYRQYKDAIEDYYSYLDINPSEFDTQIKLTTIARLQVLVLELIDRDVLSFNSKNWNFNLANNNIGFCLELALKDLQIWIGHIAALFNMNIDMPHIRINILESNSELIANDKGINIDFDLYKRWDDSIKQANVYHIRTDFVDKANYFSVKVNEPVVYSLKAEIHKQSLGFLLENLFGFKSFNEGQLEIIINSLNGEDTVGLLPTGGGKSLTYQLCVMLQPAISFVVVPIKSLMFDQINNINNKNHITHASFINGDLTPDEADKRLRDFANGKYFFLIISPERFQSKKFREELSLVNVSKALSYAVIDEVHCLSEWGHDFRTSYLALANTIRKYAPSTRFLALTATASSKVLRDIMTELEIDSANVITISNFTRKELTFNILKVNKASKKNSLIEYIKSVSGEQNKENPKGASIVFTQTVNGPSGCYELSHFINSSTGFQTGFYSGSSPKAWNNDTFSKYKDEIQQSFMKDEIDVLVATKAFGMGIDKGNIRNTIHYGIPNSLESFYQEAGRAGRDRNNSNCVVLYSPDQLDKEQQQNIFGMNTSVALLEKEKRKVTGDLNTLLFFLSTNLKNIEDEVEQIYKFYLSHIDTKEETTILLDYHNDRDRELYEKSIYRLALLGVVEDWTLDWKSRQVEVEVADWSEDTVINKLTSHIQKYDYMFTLKKSEKMPDQYTEIIEHFYKDNDPFLKKILFVLLKWYNDNVIYSRKRSLLLMKEYADDFTDSESLQRKIEVYFKRNDDVYLLEQIVAQKDRLRDWMKIFYVQEEGKVDQPRALSTFKSLKITVSRFLESYNNDISLNLINGLINLVEGQFESIDGRERMSLAVREVSQMETELREEMLVSVLNTSDVFLNSEQKSDLSEVLISNGFDLMEDLKLIYSSLEDRFSYGSMIKTLHSTIKEKSYGGYPWEK
- a CDS encoding DUF262 domain-containing protein gives rise to the protein MSNLIDNSITIYEALQNIKNEKYVMPAFQRQYVWSMEQIEKLWDSILLDYPIATFLFWRVDDSNVSWDTYFCNFLSEVTFDSRKTADSVNYELTSINVKNTDTAILDGQQRLTSLFLSMFGEAYIRPKNARKNSGSIIRTKLLIELNKNKITIDEEEYNSKKYDIKFSDKIGKLSPTQFELKDILREEYQNPATRETAIEEAIVNVPADSKEYARNILQLLYNKIFIAKLVRYTEITDMKQDDALEMFVRFNSGGKPLRKSEITMSILEAYWPSARSEFGKILVDSYEKFETDFIIRSALMLYGDVVKSNINKGIAETLKNDWNEFKSALTNLERLLHELKIDVRHFSSSWNVLLPIIYYIYYNPEYSNNIKAVRAYLLRAIFFTYFQSGTTGKLQQMKSYINSFDHEITIEMLDQINDLRVTDGKIEDVLNSEKGSRVAGEVLYYLNLDWRNKNYKYEQDHLHPASRFDNSKPHTISMDDWKKWRSMRNKLPNLHLLEGRSNGSKNDMRLIDYYNDMNDEQKARFYEEAIILNDVSLEFEDFEKFYEKRKEILTMKIRALLG
- a CDS encoding endonuclease/exonuclease/phosphatase family protein → MRILTWNAAMKFRNKIEQVIPFMADILVIPECEAPQKWIKSSYVKDIYQFKWFGENQNKGIGVITLNDSYQLEVHALYNEKFQYIIPLVVSGREEFVLLAVWSQKTKDTFQNYIGQIYLALQHYKSLLKGPCIIIGDWNSNQIFNHIKRVGNHTEVVDMLALNGITSFYHHYFNEEQGEESKPTHFFRKELARPFHIDFAFGSLEFKERLSKVDVGTYEDWIKHSDHVPIFLEIEDL
- the groL gene encoding chaperonin GroEL (60 kDa chaperone family; promotes refolding of misfolded polypeptides especially under stressful conditions; forms two stacked rings of heptamers to form a barrel-shaped 14mer; ends can be capped by GroES; misfolded proteins enter the barrel where they are refolded when GroES binds), translated to MAKDIKFSEDARRSMLRGVDALANAVKVTLGPKGRNVVLEKKFGSPLITNDGVTIAKEIELEDAFENMGAKLVAEVASKTNDVAGDGTTTATVLAQAMIREGLKNVTSGANPMVLRKGIEKATAAAVQELKAISKPIEGKESIAQVAAISAADEEVGQLIAEAMERVGNDGVITIEESKGFTTELEVVEGMQFDRGYASPYMVTNSDKMEAELENPYILITDKKITNIQEILPVLEQVVQQGKSLLLIAEDVEGEALATLVVNKLRGTFNAVAVKAPGFGDRRKAMLEDIAVLTGGEVITEELGLDLKTANITQLGTASKVVVTKENTTIVEGAGDSSKIAARVNQIKAQLEETTSEFDKEKLQERLAKLAGGVAVIKVGAATETELKERKLRIEDALNSTRAAVEEGIVSGGGTALVNVLKAIAQVEATGDELTGVKLVLRALEEPVRQIAHNAGLEGSVVVERLKNEEIGIGFNAATGEWVNMFESGIVDPTKVTRSALQNAASVSAMFLTTEAVIADKPEENAGGGMPDMSGMGMGGMGGMM
- the groES gene encoding co-chaperone GroES, producing MLKPLGDRIIIELVEGEEKTASGIVLPDSAKEKPQEGKVVAVGTGRVTDNGERISLEVSEGNTIIFSKYAGTEVKYQGKEFLILRESDVLAIVG
- a CDS encoding type II CAAX endopeptidase family protein translates to MKKKYWWIIFIYIVMQFSGYIGVPLLNELGVPRNQLFGIWGTFSFIMALVIILYMLIPEMRERHRNSKRVSRGSAVLWSIIGIFMAYAAQIIASMIEMNLFGIQPGSENTKQLVEIVKNVKYFMIVTAIVGPILEEIIFRKIIFGSLHKRFNFFISALISSLIFAAVHADFTHLLIYTAMGFTFAFLYVKTQRLIVPIAAHVAMNTLVLIVQVLFADKIKEMEQQLETAQLIIGGLL
- a CDS encoding YdiK family protein is translated as MKTSPLFMAFLYLGIGVVFTYLAVHYASEYGMTSFWTIITMVVATFDYANAIRYFALNNHLKRKKKK